The DNA region CAACAGGGGGATGCCCGCTGGCTCCTACGGTGCCGTCTCAGTGGACGAGCGACATCTCCGGCGGACCGGCAATCTGCTGCACCGTCATCCGCACCTTGTCCAGGTCCACGGGCTTGGAGATGTAGCCCGCGGCGCCCACGAGCTCGGCCTCCCATTCGAAGCCGTAGCCGGAGATGATGATGATGGGCAGACCCCGCGCACGGGGCATCTTCTTGAGTGCGTCGAGCAATCCCCAACCGCTCATGACTGGCATCCGCAAGTCGAGCAGCACGGCGGAGGGCATGTCTCCCTCCAGCAGGTCCAGCGCCTCACGACCGTTGGCCGCTTGAACCGTGGGATAGCCCATTTCCTCGAGTGCATCGCAGATGAGCGTGCGGTGGCTCGCGTCGTCATCGACGACCAGGATGTGGGACATGGCAGGGCCTCGGAAGCTGCGGCTGGGTGTGGCGCCGCGAAATTCTATGGGCAGGATGATGGGAACTCCTCTTCCATTCCGGAAGGGGCCCCGGTGCTTTTCAACAGCGAACGGCCCGTGAGGACGAGGCTTGCATCCGGAGCCGGATGTCCACGGGGCTCACGCTCCGTACAACTGGAGCGCATTCTGCCCCAGGATGCCCGCGAGTACCGCGTCATCCAACTTCATCCCCAGCATCGTCCGCAGCTCACGGTCCCAGGCGTAGGGGATGTTGGGAAAGTCCGTGCCGTAGATGATGCGCTCGGGCCGGACCTCCAGCGCGCGGCGGGGGATGGGGACGGGGAAGTACCCGGCCAGGGCCATGGTGGTGTCCAGCCAGAGGTTGTCGTGCCGCTCGAGCAGCCGCGCGTAGGCGTCGAACTCGTCCGCGCCCAGGTGGGGCACGCACAGCTTCAGCGTGGGATGGTCCTTCAGCACGCGCTCCACCCGCTCCGCGGCGCAGAGCGCGTAGGTGTCGCAATTGTAGTGGGGACTGGAGGGCTCCCGCCCCGCGTGCATGACGAGCGGACGGCCCGCCTTCGCGCACGCGGCATACACCTCGTGAAGGTGCGGCGCGTCAGGTGAGAAGCATTGAACGTGGCAATGAATCTTCACCCCACGCAGGCCCGCGTCGAACGCCTCTTCCAACACGGCCGTGGCATCGGGTTCGCCCGGGAGCACGGTGGCGAGCCCCAGCACACGAGGCTCTTCCCGGGCCACCTCCGCCACGTAGGCGTTGAGCGCGCGGGCCATGCCTGGCCGGTGGGCGTAATGCAGCGCCACCACCCGGTGGACACCTCGCGACAGGAGGAAGGACACGACCTGTCGCGTGTGCAGCTTGTAGCGGATGGGCCAGCCGTACTGGTCGAACCAGCGCCACACCGCGTCGAACACCCGGTCCGGGAAGAGGTGGACGTGCGCGTCCACCACGGGCGGCAGTCCTTCGGGCAGGCGAGGGCCCTCCGTGTCCTGGAGGGCGGGCATGGGCATGCGGATGCCGGCGTCCCGCCACGTGGGCGCGGAGGCCAGGCAGGGGACGGGCACGTCAGCGTCGGAGTCGGTGGCCATGGCGAGCCACCCGTCTACGCCTTCTTGGCGGTGTCGTCCTCGTCGCCGTCGGTCCGTCGCAGGTAGGTGTTGTGCGGATACCCCTGGCGGGACAGCCGCTGCGCCTCGATGGCGTCTGCGACCTTGGCGCAGACCTGGCCCAGCATGCGCAGCGACTCGGCGAGGAGCCGCTCGGCGTGGTCCTGCGCGTCGGCAGCCTGGATGGTGGTGCGCTCTTTGCGGAACAGTCCGGGCAGCTTCATCTCCCCCAAAGCATAGGTGACGCACTGCTCCCGTGCCACCGCCCCGCGAGGCCGGCCTTAACCACGTTGACGGCCCGCTCAATTTACATTTTTGAGCAGTTGCCCTGGCTCCTCGCCTGGATGCCTGCCAGTTGTGCTTGTAACCTCTTGGACTTCCAGGCTTTTGACGAATTTTCAAGTAGGGGGATGACACGGAGTTAATCCGGCCCTACATTCGATTCCGTTGGATTTACGGCAGAGGAGCTGCGCATGGCTTACGACGGCGAGCTGGTGAAGATGGAGAACGGTCGCTGGGCGCGGTTCCAGCGGTGCCAGGTGTACCGCCCGGGCGTCGAGGACGCGGGCGAGACGATGCTGCTGATCGCCGTGGAGCTCGATGAGCGCTATCAGCGCCAGCTCGACGAGGCGGCTGACTCCCTGGCTCAGTACCGCTATCAGGGCGTTCCCGTGCAGGTCCGTTTCGATTCGGGTTCCCAGGGCATCACTCTGCAGCCCGAGCAGACGGTGTCCGCACCCGCGGTGCACTGAGCGCTGACTCCGCGTGAGCGGAGTGTCAACGGGTTGACGGATTCACAACCCAAGGGGCCTCGCGATTCACATCGCGGGGCCCTTGGTTTTTACAGGCCCTGACGAGCAGCGTCAGGCGTCGTCCAGCCAACGGGTATACGCCTCGAAGCCGTAGTCCCTGCCCAGGAATGACCGGACCAGGTCCGCCGCGTCACGGGAGCCGCCCGGCCCCAGCACGGCGTCCCGGTAGCGCTGGGCGGTGGAGGTGTCCATCAGCCCGTGCTCCAGGAACGGTGTGAGCAGGTCCCGGGCGATGACGAGCGACCAGAGGTAGGCGTAGTACGCGGAGGAGTAGTAGCCGTCGAGCTGGACGAAGGAGAGATGGGCGTAGGTGTCGTCCACTGCGGGGAAGGGCATGTAGCGCTCCTGGAGCGCGTTCACCCGCGCGGTGGTGTCCACGCCTGCGGGGTCGCTCGCATGGAGCTGGAGGCTGACGGCCGCGTAGAAGAGCTGTTGGCGAAGCCACAGTCCCTTGCCGAAGGCGTCCGCGCGCCGCATCCGGAGGATGGTCTCCGTGGGCAGCAACTCGCCGGTGACGACGTGCCGGGCGAACGTCTGGAGTGACTCCGGGCGCCAGGCCCACTCCTCCAGCACCTGGGCGGGAGCCTCCACGAAGTCACGCTCCGTGCGCGAGCCGGACAGGCCGGCCCAGCGCGTCCGGCCGCCGAGGACGTGGTGCAGCAGGTGGCCGAACTCGTGGAAGAACGTCTGCACCTGGGAGTGCTGGAGCAGCGCGGGGTGGGCGCCGGGACGCGGGAAGTTGCCTGTCAGCACGCCTTCGGGAAGCGTCCTGCCCGCGCGGCCGGTGGCCAGGTCCCACTGCGCCGGATGGGCGTACTTGTTCGGGCGTGGGTGCATGTCCAGGTAGAAGCGCCCCAGACGCGTGGGTCCCTCGTAGATGTCCCAGGCCTCGATGTCCGGGTGCCACACCGGCGCGTCCGGGACGCGGCGGTAGGTGAGCCCGAAGAGCCGCGAGGTGATGTCCAGCACGCCCTGCTTCACCCGCGTGTATTCGAAGTAGGGCCGCAGGTCGCGCGAGTCGAAGCGGTAACGCTCCGCGCGCACCTGTTCCTTGAGGTACGTCTGCTCCCACGGCTCCACGTGGGACGCGCCGGGCACGTCGCGCCGCTTGCGCTCCAGCAGCGCGGTGTAGTCGTCCTGCACGCGCGTGGTGGTGGCGGTGGCGAGCTGTTCGATGAAGTCCTCGGCCACGTGCTGGTGCCGGACCATCTTGTCCTCGGACGCGTAGGCGGCCCAGCTCGGATAGCCCAGGAGCGTGGCCAGGTCGTGGCGCGTCTGGAGCAGGCGTGACAGCGTCTCCAGGTTGCGGGGATGGCCGCGCTGCTGGCCCGCGCGCCAGAGCGCCTCGCGGGCGCCGTTGTCGCGCGCGTACGTCAGGACGGGCAGGGCGTCGGAGGCGTCGGTGGTGACGCGCACCCGGCCGTCGGGCCCGGGCGGATGGTCCCGGATGTAATCGTCGGGAAGGCCCTCCAGCGCTTCGGGTGTCACGTCCACGTGCCGGACGTCTTCGCGGATGTGCTGGCTGAACGCCTGCCCCAGCCGGGTGAGGGCGTCGTTCAGCTCGCGCAGCCGCGCGCGGGTGGCCTCGTCCCGGTTCACCCCCGCGCGCCGGAAGTTTCGCAGCACCAGGTCCACCCATCGCTGGGTGGCGGTGTCCTGCCCGCTCAGGTCCAGCGCGGCCAGAGCCGCGTAGACGTGGGGGTTGAGCGACACGTCCGTGCGCATGCCATCCGCTGCCTGGGCGCAGCGCGCCGCCGCCGCGCGGAACGCGGCGTCCGGGTGGGTGTTGGCACCGATGCCCGCGCGGCCGTTGGCGTCGTCCAGCAGTGCGATGGCGTCGTCGTAGGCGGTGAGGGCCACCTCCACGTTCCGGGGCTCGGGCAGTGACAGCAGGGCGTTGATGCGCGCCGAGGCCCGTTGCACGTCGCACAGGCAGGTCGCCAGGAACCGCCCGGGTGTGGCGGTCAGTTGGCGTCCTGCGTCAGGCTCCAGGGGGCTCGGCGTGGACGGCACCGGATGTTCGGTGGATGACGCAGGGCGCTGGGCGGATGACGAGCCAGCGCAGCCTGCGAGCGCGAGGCTGACGACGAAGACGACCAAGCGGTGCAAATGCCACTCCCAGCGCGGGTGAGGGGGCAACGTGCGGGGGACCGGCCTATTTCCGCTGCGTGCTCCTGATGGGAATGACGAAGAGCGCGCCGTTTCATCGCAAGATTCCGCCACGGAGGATGGCGGACCCGGGTCAACGGGCGCCGGCCACGGTGGCGGTACGGCGCCGCGCGAGTGTCAGTCGCCCACCTGGAAGAAGCGAGCGGCGTTCTCGTGGGTGACGCGGCGGACGATGCGCGCGGACAGGTTGGCCTTGGTCAGCAGGTTGGCGGCGCGCGCCAGGCCGAGGATGTCCCCGGCGCCGTCGCCCGCGTCGGAGTTGAGCATCAGCCGCTCACTGCCCAACCGCCGCACCAGCACCACCGCGCGCTCGGCCTTGAGCGCCTCGGGGTGCAGCGTCAGCCCGGCCCAGTGGCCCACCTCCAGGATGGTGCGCACCGTCCGGGCGTTGGCGTGGTCCACCAGCGCGCGCGAGGGCAGCAGTCCCGACTGCCGCAGGAGCGTGAGGATGCGCCGCGTGTGGCGCTCCTTGTCCGTGGTGGGGGTGTGCACCACCACGCGCAGCTTGAGGCTGCGGGCCAGCGCGAGCTGCTCCAGGAAGGCTTCTTCTTCCTCCTCGCCGCCCGTGTGCAGGCCCGTCTCGCCCAGGGCCACCACGCGCCCGCCCTGGAAGTAGTCAGGCAGCGCGGACAGCACCTCGCTCAAGCCGCGCCGGGGGATGCAGCGTGGGTGGACGCCCAGGGCCGCGTAGGCGCGGATGCCCAGGCGCTCCAGCCGGGGGAGCTGGCGTTCCACCAGGTCGTCGAAGTGCCGCAGCAGCGCCTTGGACGTGGGCTCCGGGAAGTGGTGCGCCACCACCAGCGCCCGCTCCACGCCGAAGAAGCGCATGGACTCCAAATCCTGGTCGCTCAGGCTCTCCGGGTGGAGGTGGGCGTCGAAGATGGGCGGTGGGGTGGGCACTGCTCAATCCTGTCCCAGGGCGGCGCCCTCGTTGCGCGGGTCACTCGCGGAGAAGCGCAGCCCCGTCTTCGGGTCGCTGTAGACGGCCTCCGCGTCGCCCCACTGCTCCACGCGGCGCACCTTGTGGCCCTTGGCCTCCAGCACGGACAGCGTCGCCGGCTCCAGGCCCCACTTGTCCACCCACAGCTCGTCGGGCAGGTACTGGTGATGCACGCGGCCTTCATTCACCGCTCGCGCCACGTCCATGCCGTGGTCCACCACGTTGCTGATGACCTGGATGACGGTGGTGGGGATGGTGGAGCCGCCAGGGCTGCCCACCGCGAGCATGACGCGCCGGGGGTCTTCCTTGGAGAACACCAGCGTGGGGGCCATGGAGGACAGCGGAACCTTGCCCGGTGCGATGGCGTTGGGCTCGCCCGTCACCAGGCCGTACGCGTTGGGCACGCCCGGCTGCGCGGCGAAGTCATCCATCTCATCGTTGAGCAGCACGCCGGTGCCCTTGGCCACCACGCACGAGCCGAAGCCGTAGTTCACCGTGGTCGTCATCGCCACCGCGTTGCCGTCCTTGTCGATGACGGAGATGTGCGTGGTGTTCTTCTTCTCCGGCTCGGGCGTCAGGGTGGTGGGCTCGTCCGTCAGCGTGGAGCCCCGCACGCCTTCCTTCGGCGCCAGCAGCGACGCGCTGGGCGTGGCCTTCTTCGGGTCGATGGAGCCCGCCAGGTCCGCGACGTGGCCGGGTGACACCAGCCGCGCCAGGGGCACGTCCACGAAGGCCGGGTCCCCCAGGTACTTCGCGCGGTCCACGTAGGCCCGCCGCACGGCTTCCGCGTAGAGGTGCAGCGCCTCCGCGTCGCGGAACGTCACGCCCTGGGGGCGCAGTTGCTCCATCGCGGTCAGCACCTGGATGACGGCCACGCCCCCCGCGCTCGGCGGCGGCATGGTGAGGATGCGGTGGCCGCGGTACGTGCCCTCCAGGGGCGTGGCGCTCCGCGTCTTGTAGGCCGCGAGGTCCTCCTGGGTGAGGATGCCGCCGCCAGCCTGGACCGACGTGGCGATGGCCTTCGCCACCGGCCCCGCATAGAAGGCCTTGGCGCCCCCCTTCGCGATGGAGGACAGCGTACGCGCCAGGTCGGGCTGGCGGATGACGTGCCCCACGGGCGGGGGTTCCCACTGGCCCTGGGCATTCTTCACCAGGAACACGCGTGAGGCCTCCGCGTCCCGGCTCAGACAGGCCAGCCGGCCCTCCGCCATGGTGCGGTAGCGCGGCGTCACCCACATGCCCTTGCGTGCCGCCGCGATGGCCGGCGCCAGCACCACCGCCGGCTTCAACTTTCCGTGCGCCTTGAGCAGCTCCAGGTAGCCCGCGACGGCGCCCGGCACCGCCACGCTCAGCGCGCCGTCCGTGGACAGGCCCGGCACCACCTTGCCGTCCTTCACGTACATGTCGCGCGTGGCCGCCTTGGGGGCCACCTCGCGGAAATCCAGCACCTTCGTGTCGCCGCTCTTGGCGTCGTGCACCAATGCGAAGCCGCCGCCGCCAACGCCGGAGTGGTAGGGACCCACCACCGCCGCCACGAAGGCCGCCGCCACCGCCGCGTCCGTGGCGTTGCCGCCCTTCTCCAGCATCTCCAACGCCGCCGCGCTCGCCTGCGGGTAGGCCGTGGCCACCGCGCCGCCCCGGTAGGGCCGCGCCGCCTGCGCCACACACGCCACCATCATCACCGCGGCCAGCAGCCCTCGCTTCAGCACCGCACCGCGGAAGCTCGTGTCCTTCACGGGTTCAGCCCTCCTCGCGCTGTCTGAACAGTCCATCGCTGGCTTTCGTCCTGGGTGATGTGTTACCCGGGCGACAAAAGCCTACCCTCCAGTCCGGCGACGCCAGGGGACCAGACGGACTACATGTGTCCCGGTATGCACGAACCGTATGGTCAGGACCAGGATTTCAGCCTGACAACATTTTTCCTCTTGGATTGTTCTCCGGCGGCGTGCATCCTGGTCCCATCATGAATCGCGTCCGGGGGAGCGTATGAGCACGCAAGCCATACCCGAGAAAAAGGCCCTACCTGGCGCCGCGCCCACCGCGGCCGAGGTGACGGTCTTCTTGAAGCCCAGCTTCGGCATCACGATTCAGCGCAACACCCTGTGCGTCTCGGTCAGTGCGAAGGCACGGCCGGTGGACACCGTCACGCCTTCTGATCCGCGCGCGGTTGACGACTCGATTGGCTGTCCCTAATTCTCCGCCGCATGAGCGTTCTGGCGGCGGTGGTGCTGTGCGCGGGCAAGGGCACGCGGATGAAGTCGGAGAAGGCGAAGGTCCTTCACCCCATCCTCGGTCGACCCCTTTGCGCGTATCCCCTCAAGCGGGCCCTTGAACTGGGCGCCACGTCGGTGGTCCCCGTGGTGGGCCACCAGGCGGAAGCGGTGGAAAAGGCCGTCCGAGGCCTCTTCCCGGATGCCCCCCTGCGCTTCGCGCTCCAGCGCGAGCAGCGCGGGACGGCGGACGCGGTGCGCTCCGCGGAGGAGGCCCTGAAGGGGTACTCCGGACGGGTCCTCATCCTTTACGGCGATGTGCCGTTGCTGCGCCGCGAGACGCTGGAGGCGCTGCTGGCCGCCCATGACCAGGCGGGCGGCAAGCTGGCCATGGTGACCACCACCCTGGAGGACCCCACGGGCTATGGCCGGGTCATCCGCGACGGTGGCAAGGTGACGCGCATCGTGGAGCACAAGGACTGCACCCCGGAGCAGCGCGCGGTGCGCGAGTGCAACGCCGGCATCTACTCCGTGGACGCGGACTTCCTCTGGAAGGCGCTGGCTGAAATCAAACCGCAGAACGCCCAGGGCGAGTACTACCTCACCGACCTGGTGGAGATGGCCGCGAAGCGGGGCCCGGTGGGCTCGGTGGAGGCGGACGCCACGGAGACGGCCGGCGTGAATGACCGGGTGGAGCTGGCCGCCCGCGCGCGCGTGCTGCAGCAGCGCATCAACGAGGCGCACATGCGCGCCGGCGTCTCGCTACAGGACCCCGCCACCGCCTACATCGAGGAAGGCGTCACCGTGGGGCCCGACACCGAAATCGGTCCCTCCGTCACGCTGGCCGCCGGCACCGTGGTGGGCAAGGGCTGCACCATTGGCCAGGGCAGCGTGCTGCACGCCTCCACCGTGGCGGACGGCACCGTCATCAAGCCTTACTCCGTGCTGGAAGAGGCCCGGGTGGGGGAGCGCAACGTCATTGGCCCCTTCTCGCGGCTGCGCCCAGGGACGGAGCTGGCCGAGGACGTGCATCTGGGCAACTTCGTGGAGACGAAGAAGGCCCGCATCGGAAAAGGTTCGAAGGCCAACCACCTCACTTACCTGGGGGACGCTGTCATTGGTTCCGGGTGCAACGTGGGGGCGGGCACCATCACCTGTAACTATGACGGGGTGAACAAGCACCTGACTGAGCTGGGGGATGGTGTGTTCATCGGCTCCGACACCCAGCTCGTCGCGCCCGTGAAGGTCGGCGACGGCTCGTATGTCGGCGCGGGCACCACGGTGACGAAAAATGTGCCTCCAGGGAGCCTCGCTGTGTCCCGGACGCCACAGGTGACCAAGGAAGGTTGGGTGGCCACCAAGAAGGCGCGGCAGGCGAAGGCGCGGGCGGGATAGTCGGCGCGGCTCTTGCTTGGGTACCAGGCAGAGCGCGGCCCGGCAGGGATGTAGGGGAATCCCGCGGATTGCTCCGGCGGGCGAGGGCGTGAGAGAGAGGTGCAACTATGTGCGGGATTGTTGGTTACGTCGGTGACAAGGAATCAGCCCCCATCCTGGTGTCGGG from Myxococcus xanthus includes:
- a CDS encoding response regulator gives rise to the protein MSHILVVDDDASHRTLICDALEEMGYPTVQAANGREALDLLEGDMPSAVLLDLRMPVMSGWGLLDALKKMPRARGLPIIIISGYGFEWEAELVGAAGYISKPVDLDKVRMTVQQIAGPPEMSLVH
- a CDS encoding amidohydrolase family protein → MATDSDADVPVPCLASAPTWRDAGIRMPMPALQDTEGPRLPEGLPPVVDAHVHLFPDRVFDAVWRWFDQYGWPIRYKLHTRQVVSFLLSRGVHRVVALHYAHRPGMARALNAYVAEVAREEPRVLGLATVLPGEPDATAVLEEAFDAGLRGVKIHCHVQCFSPDAPHLHEVYAACAKAGRPLVMHAGREPSSPHYNCDTYALCAAERVERVLKDHPTLKLCVPHLGADEFDAYARLLERHDNLWLDTTMALAGYFPVPIPRRALEVRPERIIYGTDFPNIPYAWDRELRTMLGMKLDDAVLAGILGQNALQLYGA
- a CDS encoding M3 family metallopeptidase, coding for MHRLVVFVVSLALAGCAGSSSAQRPASSTEHPVPSTPSPLEPDAGRQLTATPGRFLATCLCDVQRASARINALLSLPEPRNVEVALTAYDDAIALLDDANGRAGIGANTHPDAAFRAAAARCAQAADGMRTDVSLNPHVYAALAALDLSGQDTATQRWVDLVLRNFRRAGVNRDEATRARLRELNDALTRLGQAFSQHIREDVRHVDVTPEALEGLPDDYIRDHPPGPDGRVRVTTDASDALPVLTYARDNGAREALWRAGQQRGHPRNLETLSRLLQTRHDLATLLGYPSWAAYASEDKMVRHQHVAEDFIEQLATATTTRVQDDYTALLERKRRDVPGASHVEPWEQTYLKEQVRAERYRFDSRDLRPYFEYTRVKQGVLDITSRLFGLTYRRVPDAPVWHPDIEAWDIYEGPTRLGRFYLDMHPRPNKYAHPAQWDLATGRAGRTLPEGVLTGNFPRPGAHPALLQHSQVQTFFHEFGHLLHHVLGGRTRWAGLSGSRTERDFVEAPAQVLEEWAWRPESLQTFARHVVTGELLPTETILRMRRADAFGKGLWLRQQLFYAAVSLQLHASDPAGVDTTARVNALQERYMPFPAVDDTYAHLSFVQLDGYYSSAYYAYLWSLVIARDLLTPFLEHGLMDTSTAQRYRDAVLGPGGSRDAADLVRSFLGRDYGFEAYTRWLDDA
- a CDS encoding TatD family hydrolase, with translation MPTPPPIFDAHLHPESLSDQDLESMRFFGVERALVVAHHFPEPTSKALLRHFDDLVERQLPRLERLGIRAYAALGVHPRCIPRRGLSEVLSALPDYFQGGRVVALGETGLHTGGEEEEEAFLEQLALARSLKLRVVVHTPTTDKERHTRRILTLLRQSGLLPSRALVDHANARTVRTILEVGHWAGLTLHPEALKAERAVVLVRRLGSERLMLNSDAGDGAGDILGLARAANLLTKANLSARIVRRVTHENAARFFQVGD
- the ggt gene encoding gamma-glutamyltransferase, giving the protein MDCSDSARRAEPVKDTSFRGAVLKRGLLAAVMMVACVAQAARPYRGGAVATAYPQASAAALEMLEKGGNATDAAVAAAFVAAVVGPYHSGVGGGGFALVHDAKSGDTKVLDFREVAPKAATRDMYVKDGKVVPGLSTDGALSVAVPGAVAGYLELLKAHGKLKPAVVLAPAIAAARKGMWVTPRYRTMAEGRLACLSRDAEASRVFLVKNAQGQWEPPPVGHVIRQPDLARTLSSIAKGGAKAFYAGPVAKAIATSVQAGGGILTQEDLAAYKTRSATPLEGTYRGHRILTMPPPSAGGVAVIQVLTAMEQLRPQGVTFRDAEALHLYAEAVRRAYVDRAKYLGDPAFVDVPLARLVSPGHVADLAGSIDPKKATPSASLLAPKEGVRGSTLTDEPTTLTPEPEKKNTTHISVIDKDGNAVAMTTTVNYGFGSCVVAKGTGVLLNDEMDDFAAQPGVPNAYGLVTGEPNAIAPGKVPLSSMAPTLVFSKEDPRRVMLAVGSPGGSTIPTTVIQVISNVVDHGMDVARAVNEGRVHHQYLPDELWVDKWGLEPATLSVLEAKGHKVRRVEQWGDAEAVYSDPKTGLRFSASDPRNEGAALGQD
- the glmU gene encoding bifunctional UDP-N-acetylglucosamine diphosphorylase/glucosamine-1-phosphate N-acetyltransferase GlmU, whose translation is MLRRMSVLAAVVLCAGKGTRMKSEKAKVLHPILGRPLCAYPLKRALELGATSVVPVVGHQAEAVEKAVRGLFPDAPLRFALQREQRGTADAVRSAEEALKGYSGRVLILYGDVPLLRRETLEALLAAHDQAGGKLAMVTTTLEDPTGYGRVIRDGGKVTRIVEHKDCTPEQRAVRECNAGIYSVDADFLWKALAEIKPQNAQGEYYLTDLVEMAAKRGPVGSVEADATETAGVNDRVELAARARVLQQRINEAHMRAGVSLQDPATAYIEEGVTVGPDTEIGPSVTLAAGTVVGKGCTIGQGSVLHASTVADGTVIKPYSVLEEARVGERNVIGPFSRLRPGTELAEDVHLGNFVETKKARIGKGSKANHLTYLGDAVIGSGCNVGAGTITCNYDGVNKHLTELGDGVFIGSDTQLVAPVKVGDGSYVGAGTTVTKNVPPGSLAVSRTPQVTKEGWVATKKARQAKARAG